AAATCTGCAATAGCATCTATTGGCTTAGTAATAGCACCAACTCTGTTTAAAGAAATTGGATATACAGCATCTTCGCGATAGGCAACAACAGTATATTGTCCTACTTCAAAATGGTGTAATGGAATTTTTGCTTCCTTACTATCTAGATCCATTAAAACAGACTCTTTTTGAGAATGATATAAAAAACTAAATCTATAGATAGATGAGCTACTTTTAAGAATAATAGTATCTCCTGTTCTGTTTAGTACATGAACAAGTCCTGCTTTGGTTGCATTTACATTTTCAACTATAGTTGTTTTAACTTGCGAAAATACCGAAGTACTTAGCATTAACATTAAGAATAGTAGGAATGTTATTTTTTGCCTACTCATAATATAAATTTTATATAGTTACGCTAAAAATCAGTTATAAGGGAGACCAAATGTATTATGAAATTGGGATATTACATACAAATCTGAACATAATTTATATATAATTAGCCGAACTACATAAAATAGTCGACGAATAGTTAATTTATCTGATTATCAATGATTTAAAGCTTTAACCGCTAATTAATTATGAGATTTTCAATAAATATACCAAGATTGTAAGTTTTTACTATTTTTTTAAAACAAAGTCAATAAACTTCTCAAAAAACACACATCGATTATGACTTGATTAAATAAAAAAATACCACGTATTAATATTTAATTCGTTTTTTCATCTCTTCAACTATATTAAAAGCAGCAGGACAAATAGCTACATTTTTTAAAGTCAAATTAGATATTTGCTGAAACTTTTTACGGTCAGTATGCGGAAACTCTGAACAGGCTTTTGGACGCACATTATATATTGAACAGTAGTTATCTGCTCCTAAAAAGGTACAAGGTACAGATTGTAATACATAGTCATTCTCTTCATCTAGACGTAAATAGTTATCTATAAATTGTTGTGGTTTTTGCTTAAAATGTTTAGCAATACGTTGGATATCTTTATCTGTAAATAATGGTCCAGTAGTTTTACAACAATTAGCACACGTTAAACAATCGGTCTTTTTAAACTCGTTATCATGCAACTCTTGCATTAAGTAATCTAATTGCTTTGGTGCTTTCTTTTTTAGCTTAGTAAAAAAGGTTTTATTTTCCTTATGCTTATCTTTGGCAAGCTTTGGAAGACCATTTAAAAATTGTTCCATAGTGCAAAAATAGTATTTTAAATGAAAGACCTTTTCGGAAAAGCATTATTAGATTACCAAAATGGTAATTATACAGAAGACTTAATAACGTCTACTAACATATCTGACGAAGATGAGTTACCACTTCCTTATCTTTTTAGGGATTATCAAGACATGCCAAAATTAGAACAAAAAGCTTTGCAACTATCTAAAGGACTGACATTAGATGTAGGATGTGGCTCTGGAAGTCATAGTTTATACTTGCAAGACCAAGGACTAAATGTTAAAGCTATTGACATCTCAAAAGGTGCTGTTGAAGTGAGTCATGCTAGAGGTGTCAAACAGGTTGCACACCTTGCGCTTTTAGATGAGACTGAAACTTTTGATACAATTCTATTATTAATGAATGGTACTGGTATTTTTGAAACCTTAAATCAGGTATCCACGTATCTATCGCATTTAAAATCATTATTAAATACAGGTGGTCAAGTTTTAATAGACTCTAGTGACATAAAATATATGTATTTAGATGAAGATGGTGGAATTTGGCAAGATATGAATGCTAATTATTATGGCGAATTAGATTATTATTTAAGTTATAAAGGAGAAGTTGAATTACCAATGAAGTGGTTATATTTAGATTTTAAGTTACTACAACAAGCCTGTGAAACTTCTGGTTTAAAATGCGAAATGCTCGCTGAAGGCGAGCATTATGACTATTTAGCAAAGCTATTTATTTAGATATCGTATCCTTTTTCTGATAATTTTGCTATCATACTTTTGTATAAATCACCACTCCACATTACAGAAATATCACTCATTGAGGCGTTCATGGAGTCTTGAGAACTTACGATTTTTTGACCAGTATCGCTTTGATAAAATTCTTTTAAAATTATTTTATCGCCTTCTGTTAAGGCTTCAGGCTTAAACATATTTTTACCTGCTTTTGTTTTATATAGCGCATTCATATTTTTTACATCATCATGAGTAAAATGAGCTTTGTAAGCAGATACTATCATTACAGCTAAATCATCCATTGCATCAGGTTTAACTTTTTTTAGATCTTTCCATACAGCTGCTGGTACGTCCTGAGACTTAAATTGTTCTTCTAACATTGTAAACATTTGGTCTATAACCCCTTCATAATAAGTTATTGTTCCGTTGCTTTGTATGCACGTTTTAACATCTTTACTATACTGATCATTTTGAGCAATACTTACTGTACCTATTGCTAAAAAGCACACAAATGCGATAATTTTTTTCATTTTAAAATTGTTTAAGTTATTATAAAATAGCAACTACTGTGCCACTCCATTAATGTACGTTTGATTTACCTTGATATTAGGGATTTCTTTCTCTTCGATAGTCATTATATTGTTATCTAAGATAATAAAATCCGCAAATTTACCAGCTTCAATACTCCCTTTTTCTTTCTCTTCAAAATTAGCATACGCTGCCCAAATAGTCATTCCTTTTAAAGTTTCTTCTCTAGTAAGACCATTATCCTTATTAAATCCTCCTGCTGGATATTGGTTTAGATCCTGTCTTGAGACAGCTGCATAAAAGGTTAAAAACGGACTTACTTGCTCTACTGGAAAGTCTGTCCCTAAGGCTAATCTTCCGCTTTTTTCTAGTAAGGTTTTATAGGCATAAGCACCTTTAATACGGTCTTTTCCTAAACGGTCTTCTGCCCAATACATATCACTTGTTGCATGTGTTGGTTGTATGGAAGGTACGATGTTTTCGTTTTTAAAATAGTCAAAATCATTATCTGTGATAATTTGAGCGTGCTCTACTCTCCAACGTCTGTTAGTTAGATCTTTTAATGTTTTTTGATAAGTCTGTAAAACAAATCTGTTAGCTGAGTCTCCAATAGCATGAGTATTCATTTGGTATCCTGCTTTTGCTATTTGGTCAGCTAAAGTAATAAAAGCATCAGTACCAATAACTAAAGCACCAAAATGATCATGTTGGTCTGAATATTCTTGTTTTAAAGCTGCTCCTCTAGAGCCTAAAGCTCCATCTGCATAGACTTTTACAGATTGCACATTTAATCTGTCGGTCTTAATTTTTCCTTTTGATAGGTAATACTCTAAATTTTCTTTTTTATTGCTAATCATAGCATACATACGCATATCTAATGCTCCTGCTTGTTGTAGACTATCAATTAATTGAATGACTTGTTTGTCCAAACCAGCATCAGACACGGTTGTTAAACCTAAATCTGTGCATATTTTATGTGCTTCAAGCAAAGCATCAATTTGTTGTTGTTTTGTCGGTTCCGGAAAAATAGCCTCAACCAACTCCATTGGATTGTCAATTAATACTCCTGTAAGTTTGCCATCTTTCTTTAAAATTTCGCCTCCTTCAATTTTTGTATTAATATCTATTTTAGCTAAATCTAAAGCTGCTTGATTACATAACATAGCATGACCATCTATTCTAGTTAGAGCCACAGGTGTATCTGGATATAATTTATCCAATAATGCTTTATTTGGGTAAGTTTTGTCGTCCCAATCATTTTGATCCCAACCTCTACCAATAATAAAATTAGATGGTCGGTTATTATGAAAATCGATAACACGTTTCATTACCTCATCAAAACTTTTAGTATCCCTAAGATTTACTTGTAATTGGTTTAAACCTAAACCGTAAAAGTGACAATGTGCATCGATAAATCCAGGCAAAATGGTTTGTCCTTTAGCATCAATTGTATTGGTAGCTTTGTATTTTTTATTAATATCATTAGTTGCACCAACTGCTACAAATTTACCATCTTTAATGGCAAACGCTTCTGTAGTGTTAAAATCTGCATCAACAGTATAAACCGTTCCGTTGGTAAT
The genomic region above belongs to Olleya sp. Hel_I_94 and contains:
- a CDS encoding YkgJ family cysteine cluster protein, producing the protein MEQFLNGLPKLAKDKHKENKTFFTKLKKKAPKQLDYLMQELHDNEFKKTDCLTCANCCKTTGPLFTDKDIQRIAKHFKQKPQQFIDNYLRLDEENDYVLQSVPCTFLGADNYCSIYNVRPKACSEFPHTDRKKFQQISNLTLKNVAICPAAFNIVEEMKKRIKY
- a CDS encoding class I SAM-dependent methyltransferase: MKDLFGKALLDYQNGNYTEDLITSTNISDEDELPLPYLFRDYQDMPKLEQKALQLSKGLTLDVGCGSGSHSLYLQDQGLNVKAIDISKGAVEVSHARGVKQVAHLALLDETETFDTILLLMNGTGIFETLNQVSTYLSHLKSLLNTGGQVLIDSSDIKYMYLDEDGGIWQDMNANYYGELDYYLSYKGEVELPMKWLYLDFKLLQQACETSGLKCEMLAEGEHYDYLAKLFI
- a CDS encoding DUF2059 domain-containing protein, with translation MKKIIAFVCFLAIGTVSIAQNDQYSKDVKTCIQSNGTITYYEGVIDQMFTMLEEQFKSQDVPAAVWKDLKKVKPDAMDDLAVMIVSAYKAHFTHDDVKNMNALYKTKAGKNMFKPEALTEGDKIILKEFYQSDTGQKIVSSQDSMNASMSDISVMWSGDLYKSMIAKLSEKGYDI
- a CDS encoding amidohydrolase, whose protein sequence is MRITKVLLLFLIIVSCASDKIEVDTIITNGTVYTVDADFNTTEAFAIKDGKFVAVGATNDINKKYKATNTIDAKGQTILPGFIDAHCHFYGLGLNQLQVNLRDTKSFDEVMKRVIDFHNNRPSNFIIGRGWDQNDWDDKTYPNKALLDKLYPDTPVALTRIDGHAMLCNQAALDLAKIDINTKIEGGEILKKDGKLTGVLIDNPMELVEAIFPEPTKQQQIDALLEAHKICTDLGLTTVSDAGLDKQVIQLIDSLQQAGALDMRMYAMISNKKENLEYYLSKGKIKTDRLNVQSVKVYADGALGSRGAALKQEYSDQHDHFGALVIGTDAFITLADQIAKAGYQMNTHAIGDSANRFVLQTYQKTLKDLTNRRWRVEHAQIITDNDFDYFKNENIVPSIQPTHATSDMYWAEDRLGKDRIKGAYAYKTLLEKSGRLALGTDFPVEQVSPFLTFYAAVSRQDLNQYPAGGFNKDNGLTREETLKGMTIWAAYANFEEKEKGSIEAGKFADFIILDNNIMTIEEKEIPNIKVNQTYINGVAQ